A genome region from Scleropages formosus chromosome 6, fSclFor1.1, whole genome shotgun sequence includes the following:
- the tmem203 gene encoding transmembrane protein 203, with protein MLFSLRELVQWLGFATFELFLHLGALLVFSLLVALQVDLFASGMSWWLVFVPLFAADGLSTYFTAIVSIRLYQEGERRLAVLRLLWVLTVLSLKLVCEVLLCQKLAEEEQARDLWFGLIVSPLFILLQLLMIRACRVN; from the coding sequence ATGCTGTTCTCCCTACGGGAGTTGGTTCAATGGCTGGGCTTTGCCACTTTCGAGCTCTTCCTGCACTTGGGTGCACTGCTAGTCTTCAGCCTGCTGGTAGCGCTGCAAGTCGACCTGTTTGCATCTGGGATGAGCTGGTGGCTGGTCTTCGTGCCACTTTTTGCCGCAGATGGCCTCAGCACCTACTTCACAGCCATCGTGTCAATCCGCCTATACCAGGAGGGTGAGCGGCGGCTGGCTGTACTGCGGCTGCTCTGGGTACTCACTGTGCTCAGTCTGAAGCTGGTGTGCGAGGTTCTCCTGTGCCAGAAGTTGGCTGAGGAGGAGCAGGCACGTGACCTGTGGTTCGGCCTCATCGTCTCGCCGCTCTTTatcctcctgcagctcctcatgATCCGTGCCTGCCGTGTCAACTGA